In the genome of Thermodesulfobacteriota bacterium, the window CCTTCCCACAAAACCTCGCCGGTCTTCACGAGTGCGTCGAGAGTCCGCTTCAGGCGCCTGTAAGGCGCTGGAGCCAGGGAAGAGACATTCTACTCAACCATCGTCTTCAACAGGGCGTCCCGCGCATCCGAGTAGAACTGGATGTCGATCTTCGTGGCCATATCGTCCGAAAGGTCCAAGAGCTGCCGGCGGCAGGCAACCGGCATGAGAAGTGCGGTGGCGCCCTTCTCGACAGCGATCTCGGCTATCGTCACCGGGTGGTGGATCGGTTCGATGGAGCCGCCAAGGTTGATCTCGCCGACGATGACGAGGCCGCCTCGCACGCTCTTCTTGAGGAGCGAGGTGCACAGGGCGACCAGGGCCGCCACCCCCACCTTGGCACCGGATTTTGCGACGTCAAAGGCCCGGAGCTGAGCGGTGAACTCGTGGTGCCGGGGGTCCTTGTCACCCACCAGGTGCGCTGAGCGGGCATAGAGGTTCTGCTCCGCGCAGCCCATGCTCTCGCGGAAGGCGGGCGGCACCGGCTTGTTGAGGATCTTCAGCCCGGAGCCTGGGCCTTCGTTGATCTCGATGCGGTAGAGGCCGGGATGCTCGTCCATGCCGCCGGGGCTGATGGTCCAGACCTGGCCAGGCTCAAGGGGATCGCCACCGATACTGTTTTCGCCCTGCAGCTCGGGGGTGGAGACGAATTTCTCGACGCCGTCCGCGCCGACCACATAGCTGAAATGGGTGTTCCGGAACTCGGCCGCGCCGATGCGCTTCTGCTGCTCCTTCACCCGGCGTCGCGCCTCCATGGCGATTCGCACCGCCCATTCCAGATCTTCCTCCGGGACATTATCCCCGCTGCCGGGATAAAGCAGCTTCAGAAGGCCGCTGACCGTCTTGTTGACGGCATTGGTGTCGCGGCCGGAAAGCGCCCCGCCGAAGAAGACCCGGCCCTGGAGCTGCCCCACCCGGCTCTGGCTGCGAAGCCGGCTCCAGCATTCGGAGAGGAAATCGCTCACTAGGCCGAAGTGGTCGGTCAGCAGATCCTTGCTGATCTTCGGCACGTCCCAGCCCGGCAGGTAGGCATGGACGCGGTCCATGAAGGCGGTATCGTCGCGCATCTCAGGGGGCATGGGGCCAAGGAGATGGCCGATCCGTTGCTGGTGCTCGACATCCACGTCGAAATTCCCGACCATGACGATACTGCCGTCGGCGCGGATGCTCTCCTTGCCGCGGCTGAACTCCCCGGACTCCATGTAGCCCTTCATGATGTTCACGCCGTCCTTCTGATCGAAGGAGATGCCGGAGACCTCGTCGAAACAGACGACGTCGTACTGGCAGACCAGACCCCGCTGCCCCGTTCCCATGTGGACGAACATCCGGGCCACGGTGGCCTTCCCGCCCGAGATCAGGTGAGCGTAGGGTGAAACCTGCTGGAACAGATGGCTCTTGCCGGTTCCCCGCGGACCCAGTTCCACCAGGTTGTAGTTGCGCTCGACAAAGGGGACCATGCGCAGCAGCAGGGCGTTCTTCTGCCGTTCGGAGAGGCTGCCCGGCTCGATGCCGATTGACCGGAGCAGGAAACACTTCCACTCCTCGGTGTGGAAGTGGCTTCGGGCCGCCGCCAGGACATCGAGAACATCCCGCCTGGAGAGCTGGATTTCCCGCAGGGCTCGCACCCCGAAGGGTCGCCCCCCTCGTTCCTGGGCGATGACCGCGTCGTAGTCGAGAGTGATCTCGGCGTAGAAACCGCCGGTCAGCATCCGCTCATGCCGGCTGACCAGTTCGGCCTCGATCCGTGCGTCCTTCAGTTGCAGGCTGGGGATGGTGGCGAGGTAGGAGTCGGTCCTGGCGTCGAGGCGGACGGTGATGAGATCGATGACCTTGACCTCGCCCTTTTCCCGGGCGCGGGACTTGAACAGCTCCTCCTCCCCGGCCTTGACGGTACGGTCGGCCAACTGGCGCCGGACGATCTCCAGCCCCTCTTCGATCTCGTCCTGGTCGGTGCTGGCGCAGTAGCGGCCCAGGAGGAATTCCACCACGTAGGTCGGCACCGGAAACTGCCGGCTGAAGGTCCGGACCAGGTCCTTGCGGACGAGATATCCTTCCAGCGACGAGGCCGCCTGCCTATCGATCCGGTCGAGCTCGATCATGACCTCCCTCCCCCAATCACCGTAACGAGCTGGGCCACCAAGCCACCGTTCTTGTCGATCAACACCACGACGGCATCGCGCCCTTCAAGGTCCTCGTCCGCAACGACCACGGAGGCGGTGCCATTCTCCTTGAGCGGCTTCAAGCCGAACACCACGCTGGAGTCGGGGTTGCCCGGCCGGGTACGGATATCCAGAG includes:
- the brxL gene encoding BREX system Lon protease-like protein BrxL; this encodes MIELDRIDRQAASSLEGYLVRKDLVRTFSRQFPVPTYVVEFLLGRYCASTDQDEIEEGLEIVRRQLADRTVKAGEEELFKSRAREKGEVKVIDLITVRLDARTDSYLATIPSLQLKDARIEAELVSRHERMLTGGFYAEITLDYDAVIAQERGGRPFGVRALREIQLSRRDVLDVLAAARSHFHTEEWKCFLLRSIGIEPGSLSERQKNALLLRMVPFVERNYNLVELGPRGTGKSHLFQQVSPYAHLISGGKATVARMFVHMGTGQRGLVCQYDVVCFDEVSGISFDQKDGVNIMKGYMESGEFSRGKESIRADGSIVMVGNFDVDVEHQQRIGHLLGPMPPEMRDDTAFMDRVHAYLPGWDVPKISKDLLTDHFGLVSDFLSECWSRLRSQSRVGQLQGRVFFGGALSGRDTNAVNKTVSGLLKLLYPGSGDNVPEEDLEWAVRIAMEARRRVKEQQKRIGAAEFRNTHFSYVVGADGVEKFVSTPELQGENSIGGDPLEPGQVWTISPGGMDEHPGLYRIEINEGPGSGLKILNKPVPPAFRESMGCAEQNLYARSAHLVGDKDPRHHEFTAQLRAFDVAKSGAKVGVAALVALCTSLLKKSVRGGLVIVGEINLGGSIEPIHHPVTIAEIAVEKGATALLMPVACRRQLLDLSDDMATKIDIQFYSDARDALLKTMVE